In the Leptolyngbya sp. SIO1E4 genome, one interval contains:
- a CDS encoding four helix bundle protein yields the protein MGRGVVNSYRDLKVWQQSMNLAEMAYQLTRDFPKQEMYGMSSQIRRAAASVPANIAEGYGRGSRGDYVRFLRIAQGSLKELETHILLAQRVQLMQLAQSDLALHQCESVGKLLHLLIKSLQKR from the coding sequence ATGGGCAGGGGTGTGGTGAATTCGTATCGGGATTTGAAGGTTTGGCAGCAAAGTATGAATTTGGCCGAAATGGCTTATCAGTTAACACGGGATTTTCCTAAGCAAGAGATGTATGGCATGAGTTCACAAATTCGTAGGGCGGCTGCATCAGTACCGGCGAATATTGCTGAGGGCTATGGTCGTGGTAGTCGTGGCGATTACGTCCGATTTCTGAGAATTGCTCAAGGCTCTTTGAAAGAACTTGAAACTCATATCCTCCTAGCCCAACGCGTCCAGCTAATGCAATTGGCACAATCTGACTTAGCACTCCACCAGTGCGAAAGCGTCGGGAAACTCCTGCATTTACTCATAAAATCCCTCCAAAAGAGATGA
- a CDS encoding phosphotransferase, producing MSASTLLNLGHLREELRSHLQARQLYHAGDTLELLAHGEANLIFRLNADRLVRVAVNTPNQRFEGDFSRLTAFEWTILRYLQGSGLGHELLDAQLEPSADFPYTYLVTNYIIGEPINYGRRHLQQCAATLARLHRLPLQTGYDDIHPLMPTVQRVGHPLTLFFQEAWDYAQPYLNSSEAAPEVVKMLEAALVKAEARLSAEALLSDYAHECLVHSDHTYENWVINDQRAFLIDWEWAEIGSPAGDLGHFLSPVTIRRCYSYQMPTEDKQFFLDAYYAALDDAELAQKMKVHFAVFGAFPALRSLCWTAGYWVTARRWYADSVAESTSAVARMARLQASQQQFPEMWAEVMALLEAPLP from the coding sequence TTGTCGGCGTCAACTTTGCTTAATCTGGGTCACCTGCGGGAGGAGTTGCGATCGCATCTCCAGGCCCGTCAGCTATATCATGCAGGCGACACTTTAGAACTGCTAGCCCATGGTGAAGCCAACCTTATCTTTCGATTAAATGCAGATCGATTGGTGCGGGTCGCTGTTAACACACCCAATCAGCGTTTTGAAGGTGACTTTAGCCGGTTAACGGCCTTTGAATGGACAATTCTGCGCTACCTCCAAGGATCCGGCTTGGGTCATGAACTGTTAGATGCGCAGTTAGAACCCAGCGCAGACTTTCCTTACACCTATTTGGTGACCAACTACATTATTGGTGAGCCCATCAACTACGGACGTCGGCACCTGCAGCAGTGCGCTGCTACCCTGGCACGGCTGCATCGGTTGCCGTTACAAACAGGCTATGACGATATCCATCCGCTGATGCCAACGGTGCAGCGAGTCGGCCATCCTTTGACGCTGTTCTTTCAAGAAGCATGGGACTATGCCCAACCCTATTTGAATTCTTCGGAAGCGGCTCCAGAGGTTGTCAAAATGCTGGAGGCAGCGCTGGTAAAGGCAGAGGCGCGGCTGAGCGCCGAGGCATTGCTATCCGACTATGCCCATGAATGTCTGGTGCACAGCGATCACACCTACGAGAACTGGGTGATCAACGATCAACGCGCCTTTCTGATTGACTGGGAATGGGCTGAGATTGGCTCCCCAGCTGGAGATTTGGGCCATTTTCTCTCACCCGTGACGATTCGCCGCTGCTACAGCTACCAGATGCCCACTGAAGACAAGCAGTTTTTTCTTGATGCCTACTATGCAGCCCTAGACGATGCTGAACTGGCGCAGAAAATGAAGGTTCACTTTGCAGTTTTTGGGGCCTTTCCAGCGTTGCGATCGCTCTGCTGGACCGCTGGCTACTGGGTGACCGCTCGTCGTTGGTACGCTGACTCAGTGGCAGAAAGTACCAGTGCCGTTGCCCGCATGGCACGGCTTCAGGCTAGCCAACAGCAGTTTCCTGAAATGTGGGCCGAGGTCATGGCACTGTTGGAGGCGCCTCTGCCATGA
- a CDS encoding ABC transporter permease subunit has protein sequence MTRRVSLLLIIAVLFLPFLPLLIWSFAKGWYFPQLMPEQWTLENWRAIFAASTKVGQGFGQSLLIASLSTGLALLVGLPAGRALGLMEFPGKGAIKLFLLLPIIVSPLATLMGIQFMLIRLGLSGTILGVVLVHLLPTIPYMTLVLSSVYANFDTGYEAQARSLGASPIQVLWQVTLPLISPGVVVGALFAFLISWNEFLLTFFVGSGRVFTLPMVLFTSLQGGNTGLTAAIAITSILPALIFLLFSSRALGNDAAIGGLGDV, from the coding sequence ATGACCCGTAGAGTTTCACTGCTGCTCATCATTGCGGTGTTGTTCTTGCCGTTTTTGCCCCTGCTGATTTGGTCATTTGCCAAGGGCTGGTACTTTCCGCAGCTCATGCCAGAACAGTGGACGTTGGAAAACTGGCGCGCCATTTTCGCTGCGAGCACCAAAGTCGGCCAGGGCTTTGGCCAAAGTCTTTTGATTGCGAGTCTCTCTACCGGACTCGCCTTGCTGGTAGGTCTCCCGGCGGGTCGTGCCCTGGGACTGATGGAGTTTCCTGGAAAAGGGGCCATCAAGCTTTTTTTGCTGCTGCCGATTATTGTGTCTCCCCTGGCGACCCTGATGGGCATTCAGTTTATGCTGATTCGCCTGGGGCTCAGCGGCACCATTTTGGGGGTGGTCTTGGTGCATCTGCTCCCCACCATCCCCTACATGACCCTGGTGCTCAGCAGCGTTTACGCCAACTTTGACACCGGCTACGAAGCCCAGGCGCGTTCCTTAGGCGCTTCCCCGATTCAAGTGCTCTGGCAGGTCACCCTGCCGCTGATTTCCCCAGGGGTTGTCGTCGGTGCCCTGTTTGCCTTCCTCATTTCCTGGAACGAATTCTTGCTGACATTCTTTGTCGGCAGCGGTCGCGTTTTTACCTTACCGATGGTGCTGTTCACCTCTCTACAAGGCGGCAACACTGGACTAACCGCCGCGATCGCCATTACTTCAATCCTGCCAGCGCTGATTTTCCTGCTGTTTTCCAGTCGGGCTCTGGGGAATGATGCGGCGATTGGGGGGTTGGGGGATGTTTAG
- a CDS encoding ABC transporter ATP-binding protein, which translates to MSYLSLQNLTKIFRGTPAVQDLWLDIHQGERLSLLGPSGCGKSTTLQLLAGILRLDQGQLFLEGRLLNRVPPEQREIALVLQKGLLFPHLSVGENVAFGLKMRGFSRAEQEERAIAMLEQVQLTGFENRKPAELSGGQAQRVALARSLVIQPKVLLLDEPLSALDASLRGDMQDLIKRLQRETGVTMVIVTHDQGEAVVMSDRIALMFDGCLRQVDTPESLYQHPCDTTVARFFGGVNFFSAEAQQHHLTLPDGDILTTDHPQQGPVQVTIRPERIHLLADQICGTNLLPITVIENRFTGTQRHLTLKTTAGLELQAWVPPSQNFAIGQSAFAHLPPDALWSFPKMEAGFAVERQPMPRALSP; encoded by the coding sequence ATGTCTTATCTCTCCCTCCAAAACCTTACCAAGATCTTTCGCGGCACCCCTGCTGTCCAAGATCTCTGGCTAGATATTCATCAAGGGGAACGTCTGTCTCTGCTTGGTCCCTCTGGCTGTGGCAAGTCCACCACTCTACAGCTCTTGGCTGGGATTTTGCGCCTCGATCAGGGGCAACTCTTCCTGGAGGGACGTCTGTTAAACCGGGTGCCCCCCGAGCAGCGGGAGATTGCCCTAGTGCTACAAAAGGGCTTGCTGTTTCCTCACCTGAGCGTGGGTGAAAATGTCGCCTTCGGGCTAAAGATGCGGGGCTTCAGCCGGGCTGAACAAGAGGAACGGGCGATCGCCATGCTGGAGCAGGTGCAGCTGACGGGCTTTGAAAACCGCAAGCCTGCTGAGCTATCGGGGGGTCAGGCGCAGCGGGTGGCCCTGGCGCGATCTCTGGTGATTCAGCCCAAGGTGCTGCTGCTGGATGAGCCCCTCTCTGCCCTCGACGCCAGCCTGCGCGGCGACATGCAAGATCTCATTAAGCGATTGCAGAGGGAAACCGGCGTCACGATGGTGATCGTCACCCATGACCAAGGTGAGGCGGTGGTTATGTCTGATCGCATCGCCCTGATGTTTGATGGCTGTCTGCGCCAGGTCGATACCCCTGAATCTCTGTATCAGCACCCCTGCGACACCACCGTCGCTCGCTTCTTCGGGGGGGTCAATTTTTTCTCTGCAGAGGCCCAACAGCACCACCTGACTCTGCCTGACGGCGATATTCTCACGACAGATCATCCCCAGCAAGGCCCTGTACAAGTCACCATTCGCCCTGAACGCATTCATCTCCTGGCCGATCAAATCTGCGGCACCAATCTGCTCCCCATCACCGTCATCGAAAACCGTTTTACCGGCACCCAGCGCCACCTTACCCTTAAAACCACCGCTGGACTTGAACTACAGGCCTGGGTACCTCCTAGCCAGAACTTCGCGATCGGTCAATCCGCCTTTGCCCACCTGCCCCCCGATGCTCTGTGGAGCTTTCCGAAAATGGAGGCAGGTTTTGCCGTTGAACGTCAGCCAATGCCGAGAGCGCTTTCGCCGTGA
- a CDS encoding TetR/AcrR family transcriptional regulator: MPKIVDHDRYRKELIKGCFDLFAERGYGSITMRQIAKGLGVSTGTLYHYFPSKESIFMQLVQELFERDISTFFAQAPDAQTLEERLQAITGFALQNAQYYYQQFLLWVDFVQQTRDTPNSANGFLRQVWERTRGALADYLQISDPSLVDFVMVFIDGLFVQYIYGRGTEDTAWFQQQNQLMIQMVIHHEQTFSQVQT, translated from the coding sequence ATGCCCAAGATTGTTGACCACGATCGCTACCGCAAAGAACTGATTAAGGGGTGTTTTGACCTGTTCGCCGAGCGGGGCTATGGTTCGATTACGATGCGGCAAATTGCTAAGGGTCTGGGCGTCTCTACGGGGACGCTGTATCACTACTTTCCAAGCAAGGAAAGCATTTTCATGCAGCTCGTCCAAGAATTGTTTGAGCGAGACATCTCCACTTTCTTTGCGCAAGCACCCGATGCACAAACCCTGGAGGAGCGTCTGCAAGCCATTACAGGCTTTGCACTGCAGAACGCTCAATACTACTACCAGCAATTCTTGCTCTGGGTCGATTTTGTGCAGCAGACCCGTGATACGCCCAACAGTGCGAACGGTTTTCTCCGGCAGGTTTGGGAGCGCACACGCGGTGCCTTGGCAGACTATCTACAAATTTCAGATCCCTCATTAGTAGATTTCGTCATGGTCTTCATAGATGGCCTTTTCGTGCAATACATCTACGGTCGTGGGACCGAAGATACTGCTTGGTTTCAGCAGCAAAATCAACTCATGATTCAGATGGTCATTCACCATGAACAGACTTTCTCTCAAGTTCAAACCTAA
- a CDS encoding HlyD family efflux transporter periplasmic adaptor subunit yields MNRLSLKFKPKPWLLWLLLSATAATGGIIYVGLSQGGGFMANAPEPTPSVPIELPRVAALGRLEPTGEIVQIAAPLVLDGDRLAELFVQVGDSVNVGDPIAVLDSRDRLQDDVTQAQQRVRVAEAKLAQVQAGAKSGEIAAQAANVTQQSAELAGQVRRQRETLARIEAQYEGDRAAQTATVQRLQAELQTAEAELTRYQTLYEAGAVSASLYDSKQLEVDTAQQSHAEARAVLARTEATAQRQLQEARAELARLESTGQAQLAAEQSTLEQVAEVRTVDVQMAQAELAAAQADLERAQNTLDRATIRAPRAGQILKIHTQPGEQMSEAGILALGQTDQMLAIAEVYQSDIRRVALGQQVTIRGQAFPGELHGEVIEIGRQISRQNVFSTEPGENLDRRVVEVKIALTPEDSQRVAGLSNLQVQTVIAVEPRP; encoded by the coding sequence ATGAACAGACTTTCTCTCAAGTTCAAACCTAAGCCATGGCTGCTATGGCTGCTGCTATCAGCAACAGCAGCGACCGGGGGCATCATTTATGTGGGGCTCTCCCAAGGTGGCGGTTTTATGGCTAATGCCCCAGAGCCCACGCCCTCTGTGCCGATAGAACTGCCGAGGGTCGCGGCTCTGGGACGACTGGAACCAACGGGAGAAATTGTCCAGATAGCGGCTCCGCTGGTGCTGGATGGCGATCGCCTGGCGGAACTGTTTGTCCAAGTCGGGGATTCTGTCAACGTTGGCGACCCTATTGCAGTCCTCGACTCTCGTGATCGCCTTCAGGATGACGTAACCCAGGCACAGCAACGGGTTCGCGTAGCCGAGGCCAAATTGGCTCAAGTTCAAGCGGGGGCCAAGTCTGGAGAAATCGCTGCCCAAGCTGCAAACGTTACCCAACAGTCGGCAGAGCTGGCTGGACAGGTACGACGGCAACGGGAGACCCTTGCTCGCATTGAGGCTCAATACGAGGGCGATCGCGCAGCTCAGACTGCGACTGTTCAACGCCTTCAAGCTGAGTTGCAGACCGCCGAAGCAGAGTTGACCCGCTACCAAACTCTTTACGAAGCCGGGGCCGTCTCGGCCTCACTCTACGACAGCAAGCAACTAGAGGTAGATACCGCACAACAGTCTCACGCTGAGGCTAGGGCGGTGCTTGCCCGCACAGAGGCAACGGCCCAACGGCAATTGCAGGAAGCTCGTGCTGAGCTGGCCCGTTTAGAAAGCACTGGCCAAGCCCAGTTGGCCGCTGAACAATCCACCTTGGAGCAAGTGGCCGAAGTGCGAACTGTCGATGTGCAAATGGCTCAGGCAGAGCTAGCGGCCGCCCAGGCAGACCTGGAGAGGGCACAGAACACGCTAGACAGAGCCACGATCCGCGCCCCCAGGGCAGGTCAAATTCTCAAGATCCATACCCAACCAGGCGAACAAATGAGTGAAGCTGGGATTCTGGCGCTGGGACAAACCGATCAAATGTTGGCAATCGCCGAGGTTTACCAAAGCGATATTCGTCGCGTAGCGCTGGGTCAACAGGTCACCATTCGCGGGCAAGCCTTCCCAGGCGAACTCCACGGCGAAGTGATTGAAATTGGCCGCCAGATTAGCCGCCAAAATGTTTTCAGCACGGAGCCGGGAGAAAACCTGGATCGACGGGTTGTGGAGGTCAAGATTGCCTTAACCCCTGAAGATAGCCAGCGCGTCGCTGGCCTCAGCAACCTGCAAGTGCAGACGGTGATTGCAGTTGAACCTCGACCTTGA
- a CDS encoding ABC transporter substrate-binding protein, with protein MPPLYLPRRRFLYLSASATLAALATNCARNQQASSTRFDPATVTWDEVVELARGTTVNWAMWGGSDQVNAYADTWVAEQLQTKYDVTLNRVPLNDTVEAVNKVVGEVQAGVTEAGSIDLIWINGENFRTMKQGDLLFGPFTDILPAIQYYDTRNPSVINDFGLPIEGYSAPYTGAFYVMAMDSVNVQTPPTNFEELLTWAQANPGRFTYVAPPQFDGSRFLLTVLYGVTGGYEQYSGAEFDEALWNEKSPQVWEYLQALEPYLWREGSTYPPTQSRLQELFSNGEIWMMPAFTARIAEGIATGQFPETTQAFALPGVSLDDPSFTAIPVNASNPAGGMVLADILSSPEGQLQKFNPSVWGDPPLLTRSLLNPEQQKEFDAVEAEYGIPLQELSKDTVPVVNAEYTTRLEQTWEERIAG; from the coding sequence ATGCCCCCCCTCTATCTCCCCCGCCGCCGCTTTCTCTACCTCTCTGCAAGCGCTACCCTCGCTGCTCTTGCCACCAACTGTGCCAGAAATCAACAAGCCTCCTCTACCCGCTTTGATCCGGCAACCGTCACCTGGGACGAAGTGGTGGAATTGGCTCGGGGCACCACTGTCAACTGGGCCATGTGGGGCGGCAGCGATCAGGTCAATGCCTATGCAGATACCTGGGTGGCTGAACAGCTCCAGACTAAATACGATGTCACCCTCAACCGTGTTCCCTTGAATGACACCGTTGAAGCTGTCAACAAAGTCGTCGGTGAAGTTCAGGCCGGGGTGACTGAAGCGGGCAGCATTGATCTGATCTGGATCAACGGCGAGAACTTTCGCACGATGAAGCAGGGTGACCTTCTGTTCGGCCCCTTTACCGATATCCTGCCTGCGATACAGTATTACGACACCCGTAATCCGTCTGTCATCAACGATTTTGGCCTACCCATTGAAGGCTATTCAGCGCCCTACACGGGGGCGTTTTACGTGATGGCGATGGACAGTGTTAACGTGCAGACGCCACCCACTAACTTTGAAGAACTCCTCACTTGGGCACAAGCTAATCCGGGGCGTTTCACCTACGTGGCTCCGCCCCAGTTTGATGGCAGCCGCTTTTTACTGACTGTTTTATACGGTGTTACTGGAGGCTATGAGCAATATTCAGGGGCTGAATTTGATGAAGCCCTGTGGAATGAAAAGTCACCCCAGGTTTGGGAATACCTGCAAGCACTGGAACCCTATCTCTGGCGGGAAGGCTCGACCTATCCTCCTACCCAGAGCCGCTTGCAAGAACTCTTCTCCAATGGCGAAATTTGGATGATGCCTGCTTTCACCGCTCGCATCGCCGAAGGCATTGCCACAGGACAATTTCCCGAAACGACTCAGGCATTTGCGTTGCCTGGGGTGTCTTTAGATGACCCCTCTTTCACGGCCATTCCCGTCAACGCTAGCAACCCGGCAGGCGGCATGGTGCTCGCCGACATCCTCTCTAGCCCTGAAGGACAGCTCCAAAAGTTCAATCCCTCCGTTTGGGGCGATCCGCCTCTACTCACTCGGTCCCTACTCAATCCTGAACAGCAAAAGGAGTTTGATGCCGTGGAAGCTGAGTATGGCATTCCCTTGCAGGAACTCTCGAAGGACACCGTGCCAGTGGTGAATGCGGAGTATACGACGAGGTTGGAGCAGACGTGGGAGGAGAGGATTGCGGGGTAG
- a CDS encoding DevA family ABC transporter ATP-binding protein — translation MSAIITANNLSHHFGQGYLKKQVLFDINLAINAGEIVILTGPSGSGKTTLLTLMGGLRAAQSGSLNILGQEILGAPKQALNTLRCNIGYIFQAHNLLSFLTAKQNVRMSLELHDHLLGQDLDAIAADTLTAVGLEERIDYYPDALSGGQRQRVAIARALASRPKIVLADEPTAALDKKSGRDVVEIMQHLAKEQGCTILLVTHDNRILDIADRIIYMEDGQLRPPPAREAITA, via the coding sequence ATGTCTGCCATTATCACTGCCAACAACCTCAGCCACCACTTTGGCCAGGGCTATCTCAAAAAACAGGTTCTGTTCGACATCAATTTGGCAATTAACGCTGGAGAAATCGTCATTCTGACGGGGCCATCGGGGTCTGGTAAGACCACACTCCTGACACTAATGGGGGGCCTGAGAGCGGCCCAAAGTGGCAGTCTCAACATTTTGGGTCAAGAAATCCTGGGAGCTCCCAAGCAAGCGCTGAATACGCTGCGATGCAACATTGGCTATATCTTTCAGGCTCACAACCTGCTGAGCTTTCTCACCGCAAAACAGAATGTCCGCATGTCTCTAGAGCTGCACGATCATCTACTAGGGCAAGACCTGGATGCCATTGCCGCTGACACCCTGACTGCAGTGGGGCTAGAAGAGCGCATCGACTATTACCCCGACGCACTCTCGGGAGGCCAACGCCAGCGGGTGGCGATCGCCCGTGCCCTCGCGAGCCGCCCCAAAATCGTCCTTGCTGACGAACCTACCGCTGCCCTGGACAAAAAATCGGGGCGCGATGTGGTGGAGATTATGCAGCACCTCGCCAAAGAGCAAGGCTGCACGATTCTGCTCGTCACCCACGACAATCGCATCCTGGATATTGCCGATCGCATCATTTATATGGAGGACGGTCAATTGAGGCCACCGCCAGCGCGGGAGGCGATCACGGCTTAG
- a CDS encoding FtsX-like permease family protein gives MRPKFLKKTPLAWLQVTRERTRLAVAIAGIAFADMLIFLQMGFEGALYDAAIQPHRNLQADLVLSNPQMQTLFSVKSFPRERLYQTLAHPDVTSIRGVYIATGQWENPDTKLERAILVWGIDPTEPSFKFPEVTQNLDKIQPLNQVLFDQAGRPEYGVTAAEFEQTGSFSTELNDKVVNIEGLFTNGASFAADGNVIASDSTFLWLFPSRSPDQIEVGLIDLKPGVDLEQVQAELEAVLPDDVLVGSPEDFAQIEREYWASGTGIGFIFGLGVSVGFIVGIVIVYQILYSDVSEHLPEYATLKAMGYTDNYLLGVLIQEALLLAVLGYIPSIALAFGLYHLAAAATMLPITMTTRRAITVFVLTVVMCSVSGAIALRKLRTADPADIF, from the coding sequence ATGCGACCCAAATTCCTGAAAAAAACACCGTTGGCCTGGCTTCAAGTTACGCGGGAGCGAACCCGACTAGCGGTGGCGATCGCCGGTATCGCCTTTGCTGACATGCTGATCTTTCTGCAAATGGGCTTTGAAGGAGCGCTTTATGACGCGGCTATTCAGCCTCACCGCAATTTGCAAGCAGACTTGGTCTTATCTAACCCCCAAATGCAAACCCTGTTTTCGGTCAAATCCTTTCCCCGTGAGCGACTTTACCAAACCCTGGCTCACCCGGACGTAACGTCAATCCGTGGGGTCTATATTGCCACCGGGCAATGGGAGAATCCAGACACCAAGCTAGAGCGGGCCATTTTAGTTTGGGGCATTGACCCCACAGAACCCTCCTTTAAGTTTCCAGAAGTGACTCAAAACCTGGACAAAATTCAGCCCCTCAATCAAGTGCTCTTTGATCAAGCGGGGCGGCCTGAATATGGGGTCACCGCAGCAGAATTTGAGCAAACCGGCTCATTCTCTACAGAACTCAATGACAAAGTCGTCAACATTGAAGGACTCTTTACCAACGGCGCCTCTTTTGCCGCAGATGGCAATGTAATCGCCAGCGACTCAACGTTTCTGTGGCTTTTTCCTAGCCGCAGTCCAGATCAAATTGAAGTCGGGCTGATTGATCTCAAGCCGGGCGTTGATCTGGAGCAGGTGCAGGCTGAATTGGAAGCGGTTCTACCAGATGACGTCTTGGTGGGCTCCCCAGAAGATTTTGCTCAAATCGAACGTGAGTATTGGGCCAGTGGCACTGGCATTGGCTTTATTTTTGGCCTCGGCGTCAGCGTGGGGTTCATCGTCGGCATCGTGATTGTTTATCAGATTCTCTATTCCGACGTTTCCGAGCACCTGCCAGAATACGCCACCCTCAAGGCCATGGGCTACACCGACAACTATCTGCTGGGGGTATTGATACAGGAAGCGCTATTGCTCGCCGTTCTGGGCTATATACCCAGCATTGCCCTGGCCTTCGGTCTCTATCATTTGGCTGCCGCAGCGACCATGCTGCCCATCACCATGACCACACGGCGAGCCATCACCGTGTTTGTTCTGACGGTTGTGATGTGTTCCGTCTCAGGGGCGATCGCCCTACGAAAATTGCGCACCGCCGACCCCGCCGACATCTTTTGA
- a CDS encoding radical SAM protein — translation MTFKERQSRAKGVIEDDRLMELHLYPGNQCNRECDFCTVFGAPKGGYSEYTAEHLDATLHSVMLHEQGAIKFYGGEPTLNYENVIWAISYLRDHGFQGAIVIYSNGIQAERLLAILASDPLSKTTASLNYSIATGDGAPQMPLSSLRKLEAHEKAHPKTIAIGHPDIVDSGRGVDPFSGEETRPKETHRCPHCYPVLKTDGTFHACPFAVENQSSHFQLGTVKDSAKTVTQNFQAFLEWLDTVHEPYAMEHDLPACTVCWKHLQELPNPDFIHHPIP, via the coding sequence ATGACCTTTAAAGAACGACAATCCCGTGCCAAAGGCGTCATCGAAGACGATCGCTTGATGGAACTCCACCTGTATCCTGGCAACCAGTGCAATCGTGAGTGTGATTTCTGTACTGTCTTCGGGGCGCCGAAGGGCGGGTATTCGGAATATACAGCGGAACATTTGGACGCGACGCTACACAGTGTCATGCTGCATGAGCAGGGGGCGATTAAATTCTATGGTGGGGAGCCAACGCTTAATTATGAAAACGTTATCTGGGCGATCTCGTATCTCCGTGATCATGGCTTCCAGGGTGCGATCGTGATCTATTCCAATGGCATCCAGGCAGAGCGGTTGCTGGCAATTCTGGCGTCTGATCCATTGAGTAAGACAACCGCTTCTCTGAACTATTCGATCGCGACGGGAGATGGGGCGCCTCAGATGCCGCTATCATCCCTACGCAAGCTAGAGGCCCATGAGAAGGCACATCCGAAGACAATCGCGATTGGTCATCCCGACATTGTGGACTCTGGGCGCGGTGTCGATCCATTCAGTGGGGAAGAGACTCGTCCAAAAGAGACCCATCGCTGCCCTCACTGCTATCCTGTGCTCAAAACCGATGGCACTTTCCACGCATGTCCCTTTGCCGTCGAAAATCAGTCTTCTCATTTTCAACTCGGTACCGTTAAAGACTCAGCCAAGACGGTTACTCAGAATTTTCAGGCTTTCTTAGAATGGCTGGACACGGTTCATGAACCCTATGCCATGGAGCACGATCTCCCAGCATGCACTGTCTGCTGGAAGCATCTCCAGGAATTACCAAATCCTGACTTTATTCATCACCCAATACCCTAG
- a CDS encoding ABC transporter permease subunit: protein MTAAQSDQRVGYRWGDQARSVLLETPWQAYLLVLPAVSIIGGLFGGGLILAFFQSVGLLGLTTQGTLSLEAYQQAFSSRAFWQSLGLSLYVAFTATALSSLLSIGLALLLQRAGRWASFACQLTLPIPHLVGIAGILLLLAPSGLLSRLLFSLGWIHSDQDFPLLVNDAANLGVMIHFLWKEIPFMTLILLAVLRGIRPEYGMQARALGASPWQCFWYVTLPLLRPGIISASLLVFGFIFGSFEVPFLLGSTSPKTLPILVYQAFTDVDLAQRPVAIALGLILSFISMSLIALYLWLGSGQPFRRRLFRRQP from the coding sequence ATGACTGCGGCTCAATCAGACCAGAGGGTCGGTTACAGATGGGGTGACCAGGCACGATCAGTCCTCTTGGAGACTCCCTGGCAGGCTTATTTGCTCGTGCTACCGGCCGTCAGCATTATCGGGGGGCTGTTTGGGGGGGGCCTGATTCTGGCATTTTTCCAGAGTGTGGGGCTGTTGGGGTTAACCACCCAAGGCACGCTCTCTCTAGAGGCTTATCAACAGGCATTCAGCAGTCGTGCCTTTTGGCAGTCCTTAGGTCTCAGCCTGTACGTTGCCTTTACAGCTACGGCGCTTTCTAGCCTGCTCAGTATTGGGTTGGCGTTGCTGCTGCAACGAGCCGGACGTTGGGCTAGCTTTGCCTGCCAGCTAACGCTGCCGATTCCACACCTGGTGGGTATCGCGGGGATTTTGTTGCTGCTAGCCCCCAGTGGTCTGCTGTCGCGACTGCTGTTTAGCCTGGGCTGGATTCACTCTGACCAAGACTTTCCTTTGCTCGTTAATGACGCCGCCAATTTGGGCGTCATGATCCACTTTCTGTGGAAAGAGATTCCGTTTATGACGTTGATTTTGCTGGCAGTGCTGCGGGGGATTCGCCCTGAATATGGCATGCAGGCGCGGGCGCTGGGGGCAAGCCCCTGGCAGTGCTTCTGGTATGTGACGCTGCCGCTGTTACGACCCGGCATTATCTCTGCCAGTTTGCTGGTCTTTGGCTTTATTTTTGGCTCCTTTGAGGTGCCCTTTTTGCTGGGGTCAACCTCACCCAAAACACTGCCCATTCTGGTGTATCAGGCGTTTACTGATGTGGATTTGGCCCAGCGTCCGGTGGCGATCGCCCTCGGATTGATCCTGTCCTTTATCTCAATGTCTTTGATTGCCCTTTACCTCTGGTTAGGGTCTGGCCAACCCTTCCGCCGCCGACTATTCAGGAGGCAGCCATGA
- a CDS encoding winged helix-turn-helix transcriptional regulator, whose amino-acid sequence MTSPSSASALHCAQRLKVLAEAHRLAILKLLFTGPKHVWEINTCLAIEQSLLSHHLKVLRQQGLVESHRDGKAMLYQLVPDVRSTMGDGIDLGCCTISFTP is encoded by the coding sequence ATGACTTCTCCTTCCTCTGCCAGTGCGCTCCACTGCGCTCAGCGCCTCAAGGTTTTAGCCGAGGCCCATCGTCTTGCTATCCTCAAACTGCTGTTCACCGGGCCTAAGCATGTTTGGGAGATTAATACCTGCCTCGCCATTGAACAGAGTCTGTTGTCTCACCACCTGAAAGTTCTGCGACAGCAAGGGCTCGTAGAGTCTCATCGAGATGGTAAGGCGATGCTTTATCAGCTTGTTCCCGATGTCCGATCGACGATGGGTGACGGTATCGATCTGGGCTGTTGCACGATTTCCTTCACACCTTAG